The following nucleotide sequence is from Achromobacter spanius.
ACGACATGCGGCACTGGCTGGTGTAGCGTTCAGCCACGGCCAGTTCTTCGGGCGTGTTCACGTTCATAAAGGCGTCTGGCGCGTCGTCAAAACACGCCGCCACGCCGCCCACGCGGGCCTGCCACACGCCCACCTTGCGGTCGCCCGCCTGCAAATAAGCACGCAGGTCGGGCAAGAGCGACGGGCGCAACGCCATGCAGGCGGCATGGCGTTGGCCGCCGGCCATCGCGTAGGCCAGTGGGGCCTGGGCGGAAACCGCCTCGGCAATCAGCCGCGTTGCAAGGTCATGGGGAAGAAAAGGCGTGTCGCACGGCACGGCAACTACCCAGTCGTCGTCAGCGTGTGATGCTGCGACAAGCCCCGCCGCCAGCCCCACCAGTGGCCCCTGAAAGTCGCCCAGCGCGGGCGCGCCGTCCGCCACCACCGTTCCGTATTGCGCGTAATGCTCGGCATGCCGGTTGGCGCTGATGATCAGCCTGCCCACCTGCGGCGCCAGCCGGCGCGCCACATGCGCCACCATGGGTTCGCCGTTCAGCAAGACCAACCCCTTGTCCTGATGGCCCATGCGTGCGCCCTGCCCGCCCGCCAGGATCAGCCCGACGATGCGCGCCGTGGATAACGGCAAAGACTGGTCAGCCACCGATGTAGCTCATTTCGACCTTGCGGCCGGAAGTGGGTGTGGTGTCCGCCATGTTGCGGCCACGCAGTTCGGAATAATTGTCGTGGCGGCCACCCCAGATGCCCGCCACGATGGCGGCCAGTTCCGTGTCGCTTGCGCCGTCGCGCAAGGGTGCGCGCAGATCAAAGCCTTCGTGCGCGAACAGGCACAGATAGAGCTTGCCCTCGGGCGACAGGCGCGCGCGCGTACAGCCGCCGCAGAAGGCCTGCGTGACGCTGGAAATGACGCCGATTTCGCCGCCGCCATCCGCATAGCGCCAGCGTTCGGCCACACGGCCCATGTCGTTGGATTGCACGGGTTCCAGCGGATACACCGCGCCGATGCGGTCCAGCACTTCCTGGCTGGGCACCACTTCCGTCAGGTTCCAACCGTTGGTGCTGCCCACGTCCATGTATTCGATGAAGCGCAAAATGTGGCCGCTGTGGCGAAAGCGTTCGGCCATGGGCAGGATCTGGCCGTCGTTCAGGCCGCGCCGCACCACCATGTTGACCTTCACCGGCGCCAGGCCAGCCTCGGCCGCGGCGTCGATGCCGCGCAGCACGTCATCGGGCGTGAAGCCGCTGTCGCTCATGTCCTGAAACATGGAGGCATCCAGCGCATCCAGGCTGACGGTTACGCGCGTCAATCCCGCCGCTTTCAGATCGGCGGCCTTGCGCGCCAGCACGCTGCCATTGGTCGTCAGGGTCAGGTCCAGCGGAAGGCCCGCCGGCGTGCGCAATGCAGCCAGTTGGCCCACCAGGTTTTCCAGGTGCTTGCGCAGCAGCGGTTCGCCGCCTGTCAGGCGGATTTTCTCCACGCCCAGCTGCGTGAAAATGCCGGCCAGGCGGCTGATTTCCTCGAAGGACAGCAGCGCCGAATGCGGCATGAAGGTATAGCTGGCGTCGAATACTTCGCGCGGCATGCAGTAGGTGCAGCGGAAGTTGCAGCGGTCGGTAACGGAGATGCGCAGATCGCGCAGCGGACGCGCGCGCTGGTCCAGCGCGGGCTGGCCGTCTGGCGGCAGCTCGCCAGGCGCGGGCCAGGTTGCGCGATCGGTGCGCTGGCTGGCCCGTTCATCGGCAAGGAATATCACTTTGCTCATGGGGCGATCATATATCGGCGGCCAGGGTCCGGGCGGCCCCGCCTACGCGAAAGCCTCTTCCAGGGTTTGTAAACGGCCGGTGTCCTGGGCGTCGTAGCCCACCAGTTGCCCTACGTAGCCCACGTAGTCGGCACTGCGCATGATGGACAGCAGGTCTTGCATGGCGGGCGTCTCCAGCGACGACTTGCGGATGGCGAAGAAGTAGCGTTCGCGCACCAGCGGAATGAAGTCCAGCCCGAACCGGCAGGCTGCCGTCTCTACCCCTACGCCCGTGTCCGCCATGCCGCTGGCAATGTGCGCGGCAATCGCCATGTGCGTGAATTCATTGGTTTCGTAGCCCTGGACCTCGCCAATGGACACCCCGGCGCGTTGCAGCATCAGCCCCACCAGGTAGCGGGTGCTGGACCCGATCTGGCGGTTCACGAAGCGCACGTCCTGGCGCGCCAGATCGGCCATGCCACGGATCTGCTTCGGGTTGCCGGCGGTGACGAACAGGCCGGTATTGCGCACGGCCAGGTGAATCAGCAGGTAGTCGTCGGCGTGCAGCCACTGCGCGTAGCGCTCCATGATGGGCGATTCGAAATCGCCCAGCGGCACCTGAAACCCGGCCAGATCGCATTCATGGCGTTCCAAGGACGCCAACGCCTCGATCGCGGTGCGATAACGCAATTCCAGCCCCGGCTTGCGGTCGCCCATGTGCTGCATCAGCGACTCCACCGCGAAGCCGTGGCTGGCGTGCAGCCGCAGGTGCGGACCGGTTTCGGGCAGCAGCCGTTCCAGCTCTTCCTGCAATTCCGACGCCATGCTGTCCAGCGTGGGCATCAAGCGCGCCTCGATGCGGCGGTTGGCCCACAGCAGGCGCTGCGCGAAGGGCGACAGTTGCGTGCCCTGGCGCCGATTCGTGATCAGCAACTGCGTGCCGAAGGTGGTTTCGAAGCGGCGCAGCACGCCCCAGGCATGCCGGTACGACAGCCCGCAGGCCCGACACGCGCCCGAGATATTGCCGGTGGCGTCAATCGCGGCCAGCAGCGCAAGCATGTCTTGCAAGGGCACGGGCGCCGTGTCGTCACCCCCGCCCAAGGTCCATTGGGGCCGCAGACCGATTCGGAACTTATATGTCATTTCTTTCTTATTGAAGACAGTCAAGTACGTGGTTAGAGTACACAAATAACGCGGCAGCCGGGCTTTTATTATGTTTTTAAAAACATATTAAATGCCCTCAGAGCCTGATCCGCACCACAGACCCCTGAACGGGGCCCGCAACATTGGAGGAGACCACCGTGCAACAGCGCGAGGCAAAATCCGACCTGGCATCCAGCGGCGGCGCCCGCGGCGGCCCACTGGCGCTGGACGCCGCCCAGGCGTCCGCCACCCCCGCCATCGCCACCACCGCGCGCATTCTTGCGCGGCTGAAAGACCTGCCCGGCCCCTGCTGCCGGTACTGCACGAGGTGCAGCACGAATTGGGCTGTATTCCGGCCGAGGCGGTGCAAACCATCGCCGAGGCCCTGAACCTGTCCCGCGCTGAAGTCCACGGCGTCATCACCTTCTACCCGCACTTTCGCAGCCAGCCGGCCGCGCGCCATACGCTGGAAGTCTGCCGCGCCGAAGCCTGTCAGGCCATGGGCGGCGAACCGCTGGCGGCGCATGCCCGCGCCCACCTGGGCTGCGACTTCCACGCCAGCACGGCGGACGGCAATTTCACGCTGGAACCCGTTTACTGCCTGGGGCTGTGCGCCCAGTCGCCCGCCGTCATGATCGACGGCCAGCCGCATGCTCGTGTTACCCCCGCCAAGCTGGACCGCTTGTTGGCGCGCACCTTGGACCGCACACCGGACCGCACACCGGAGGTCGCGCCATGAGCGCCCCCGTCGTCATCTACGTGCCGCGCGACGCCGCGGCGCTGGCCATGGACGCCGATGCCGTGGCCCGTGAAATTGAGCGCATCGCTGATGAACGTGGCGTGGCCGTGCAAGTGGTGCGCAACGGCTCGCGCGGGCTCTTGTGGCTGGAACCGCTGGTGGAAGTGGTCACGCACGATGGCCGCGTGGCCTACGGCCCCGTGGCGCCGGAAGACGTGGCCGATTTGTTCGACGCCGCTTGGCTGAAGGACATCTCCACCCACCCCCTGTGCCTGGGCCTGACCGAAGACATCCCCTACCTGAAACACCAGGAACGCCTGACCTTCGCCCGCGTCGGCGTGATCGACCCCTTGTCCTTGCAGGACTACGCCGCGCACGGCGGCCTGGCCGGCTTGAAGCGGGCATTGGCGATGGAGCCGGCCGGCATCATTGACGAAGTGGTTACCTCGGGCTTGCGCGGACGCGGCGGCGCGGCGTTCCCGACCGGCATCAAATGGAAAACGGTGGCTGGCACGCCCAGCGACCAGAAGTACATCGTTTGCAACGCCGACGAAGGCGACTCCGGCACGTTCGCCGACCGCCTGCTGATGGAAGGCGACCCCTACGTGCTGATCGAAGGCATGACCATCGCCGGGCTGGCCGTGGGCGCAAGCTATGGCTACATCTACGTGCGTTCCGAATACCCGCACGCCATCGCCACGCTGGAGGCCGCCATTGCGCGCGCCCGCAGCGTGGGCTGGCTGGGCGCGGACGTGCACGGCAGTGGACGCCGCTTCGACCTGGAAGTGCGCAAGGGCGCGGGCGCCTACATCTGCGGCGAAGAAACCTCGTTGCTGGAAAGTCTTGAGGGCAAGCGCGGCGTGGTGCGCGCCAAGCCGCCGCTGCCGGCCATCTCGGGCCTGTTCGGCAAACCCACCGTGATCAACAACGTGATCTCGCTGGCTACCGTGCCCATCATCCTGGCCAAGGGCGCCACCTACTACCGCGATTACGGCGTGGGTCGTTCGCATGGGACGCTGCCCTTCCAGTTGGCGGGCAACCTGAAGCAAGGCGGGCTGGTGGAGAAGGCCTTCGGCCTGAGCCTGCGCGACCTGCTCTATGAATTCGGCGGCGGCAGCGCCTCGGGGCGGCCCCTCCGCGCCGTGCAGGTGGGCGGGCCGCTGGGCGCCTATCTGCCCGAATCGCAATGGGACGTACCGCTGGACTACGAGGCCTATATCCAGATCTCGGCCATGATCGGCCACGGCGGGCTGGTGGCGTTTGACGACACCGTCGACATGGCGCGCATGGCACGCTACGCGATGGAATTCTGCGCCATTGAATCCTGCGGCAAATGCACGCCCTGCCGCATAGGTTCGACGCGCGGCGTCGAGACCATCGACAAGATCGCGGCGCCTGGGGCCGACGCCGGCCAGCGCGAACAGCAAGTACATCTGCTGCGCGATCTGTGCGACACGATGATGGGCGGTTCGCTGTGCGCGCTGGGGGGCATGGCGCCCTACCCCGTGCTGTCCGCGCTGAACCACTTTCCGCAGGACTTCGGCATCGAGTCCTCGCAGTCTGCCGCGCACGCGGCCTGAACCCAAGAGGCGACCATGCTGGAAACCGTCATCAAGCGCGACCGCGACCTGGGCACACCGGCCCGCGTGTCCGAGAACACCGTCACCCTGACCATCGACGGCCAGGAAATCCGCGTGCCCGAAGGCACGTCCCTGATGCGCGCCGCCGCCGAGGCCGGCATCAACATCCCCAAGCTGTGCGCCACCGACAGCCTGGAACCATTTGGATCCTGCCGCCTGTGCCTGGTGCAGATCGAAGGCCGGCGCGGCTACCCCGCGTCGTGCACCACGCCGGCGGAAAACGGCATGGTGGTCTTTACCGAAACGCCCAAGCTGCACGAGCTGCGTCGCGGCGTGATGGAGCTCTACATATCCGACCACCCGCTGGACTGCCTGACCTGCCCCGCCAACGGCGACTGCGAATTGCAGGACATGGCCGGCGTGGTGGGCCTGCGCAACGTGCGCTACGGCTACAACGGCGCCAATCACCTGGACGCCAAGGTCGACGACTCCAACCCCTACTTCAGCTACGACGCGTCCAAGTGCATCGTCTGCAACCGCTGCGTGCGCGCCTGCGAGGAAACGCAGGGCACCTTCGCGCTGACGATATCCGGCAAGGGCTTTGAGTCGCGCGTATCGCCCGGGCAGGACCAGCCCTTCCTGGACAGCGAATGCGTGTCTTGCGGCGCCTGCGTGCAGGCTTGCCCCACGTCCACGCTGCAAGAAAAAACCGTCATCATGATGGGTCAGGCCGAGCACTCGGTGGTCACCACCTGTGCCTATTGCGGCGTGGGCTGCGGCTTCAAGGCCGAGATGAAGGGCCAGGAAGTGGTGCGCATGGTGCCGTGGAAAGACGGCCAGGCCAACCGCGGCCATTCCTGTGTGAAGGGCCGTTTTGCATGGGGCTACGCCACGCACAAGGAACGTGTGCTGAAACCCATGATCCGCAAGCACATCACCGATTCCTGGAAAGAAGTGTCCTGGGACGAGGCCATCAACTACGCGGCCTCTGAATTCCGCCGCATCCAAAGCGAGTACGGCCGCGACGCGGTCGGCGGCATTACCTCGTCGCGCTGCACCAACGAAGAAACCTGGCTGGTGCAAAAACTGGTGCGCGCGGCCTTCGGCACCAACAACGTCGACACCTGCGCGCGCGTCTGCCATTCGCCCACCGGCTACGGCCTGAAGCAGACCCTGGGCGAATCCGCCGGCACGCAAACCTTTGATTCGGTCATGCACACCGACGTGGTGATCGTGATGGGCGCCAACCCCAGCAGCGGCCACCCGGTATTTGCCTCGCGCCTGAAGCGCCGGCTGCGCGAAGGCGCGCGCCTGATCGTGATTGACCCGCGCCGCATCGAACTGGTCAGTTCGCCGCACATCAAAGCTGACTTCCATTTGCAAGTGCGCCCCGGCACCAACACCGCGCTGCTGTCGTCGCTGGCGCACGTGATCGCCACCGAAGGCCTGATCGATGACGCCTTCGTGGCCGAGCGCTGCGAAACCAAGGCTTTCAACGAATGGCGCGACTTCGTGTCCTTGCCCGATAACTCGCCCGAAGCCATGGCCGAGATCACGGGCGTGCCCGCGCAGGACGTGCGTGGCGCGGCGCGTCTGTTCGCCACCGGCGGCAACGGGTCCATCTATTACGGCCTGGGCGTGACCGAGCACAGCCAGGGGTCCACCACCGTGATGGCGATTGCCAACCTGGCCATGGCCACCGGCAACGTCGGCCGCGAAGGCGTGGGCGTGAACCCGCTGCGTGGCCAGAACAACGTGCAAGGCTCGTGCGACATGGGCTCGTTCCCGCATGAGCTGCCCGGCTACCGCCACATTTCCGACAACACGGTGCGCGCGCAATTCGAAAAGGATTGGGGCGTGACCTTGCAGCCTGAACCCGGCCTGCGCATTCCGAACATGTTTGAAGCGGCGCTGGGCGGATCCTTCAAGGGTCTGTACTGCCAGGGCGAAGACATCGTGCAGTCCGACCCCAACACGCAGCACGTGGCGGCCTCGCTGGCGGCCATGGAATGCATCGTGGTGCAGGACCTGTTCCTGAACGAAACCGCCAAGTACGCGCATGTGTTCCTGCCGGGTTCGTCGTTCCTGGAAAAGGACGGCACCTTCACCAACGCCGAACGCCGCATCTCGCGCGTGCGCAAGGTGATGGAGCCCAAGAACGGCAAGTCGGACTGGGAAGTGACGGTGGCGCTGTCAAACGCGCTGGGCTATCCCATGAACTACACGCACCCGCGCCAGATCATGGAAGAAATCGCGCGGCTGACACCGACGTTTGCGGGCGTCAGCTACGACAAGCTGGACAAGCTGGGCAGCCTGCAATGGCCGTGCAACGACGACGCACCCGAAGGCACGCCCATCATGCACATCGACACCTTCGTGCGCGGCAAGGGTAAGTTCATGATCACCAAGTACGTGCCCACCGACGAACGCAGCACGCGCCGTTTCCCGCTGCTGCTGACCACCGGCCGCATCTTGTCGCAATACAACGTGGGCGCGCAGACGCGGCGCACGCCCAACGTCATGTGGCACAGCGAAGACGTGCTGGAACTGCATCCGCAAGATGCCGAAGACCGTGGCGTGGCGGAAGGCGATTGGGTGGGCATTCAAAGCCGCGCGGGCGAGACCGTGCTGCGCGCCACGCTGACCGACCGGGTGCAACCGGGCGTGGTATACACCACGTTTCACTTTCCCGAGTCCGGCGCCAACGTCGTCACGACGGATGCCTCCGACTGGGCGACCAACTGCCCCGAATACAAGGTCACGGCCGTGCAGGTTACGCGCGTGTCCCAGCCTTCGGAATGGCAGCGCCAGTGGTCGCGCTTTGCCGACATCCAGCAAAAACTGCTGCGCGAGCGATCGCGCGAAAACGAAGCGGCGCTGACCGGGAAATAACGCCCCACAGCCCTGGATGCCATGACCGCCCCCACGCCCCCGTCTTCCCGCCCCGACTGCACGCAGACCCAGGTCACGCGCGTGCGGGCCGGGGCAATCGCCCCAAGCGCCGAGTCCGACTTCGTTGCCGAGGAAACGCCGGTGGCGCTGGAGTTCAACGGCATCAGCCACGCCACCATGCTGGCCACCCCCGCCGACCTGGAAGACTTTGCGGTGGGCTTTTCGCTGTCCGAAGGCATCATCGACAGCGTCAGCGATGTGCGCGGCATTGACGTGCTGCCGCAGTGCGACGGCATCGTGGTGCAGGTGGAAATATCCAGTGCCTGCGAAGTCCGTCTGAAAACGCGACGGCGCGCCATGGCCGGCCGCACCGGCTGCGGGTTATGTGGTGTGGAAACACTGCCTGAAGTGCTGCGACCGGTGACGCCGGTGACGAATGGATCGACGGTACGCATCCAGGCGGTGCTGAACGCCATGCGCGACATGCGCGCGCGCCAGGCGCTGCACGACATCACGGGCGCCACGCACGCGGCGGGCTGGGCGGGCGCCGATGGCGTGGTGGCGCTGGTGCGTGAAGACGTGGGCCGCCACAACGCGCTGGACAAGCTGATCGGCGCGCTGGCGCGCCAGGCCATGCACGCCGGCAACGGCATCGTGCTGGTGTCCAGCCGCGCCAGTTTTGAAATGGTGCAAAAGACGGCGGCGGCCGGCGTGGCCGTGCTGGCGGCGGTGTCCGCCCCCACCGCTTTGGCCATCCGCCTGGCGCAAGACGCCAACGTCAGCCTGGTGGGCTTCATGCGCGGCGACGACGCCACGCTGTATTCCCACCCCGAACGGCTTATCCCCTGAATCGGGCCTTGAATCGAGCCTGAATCCGGGCTCTGCATTGGACTTAGACACGCAATGGAAATCGGCAACCTGATCCGCATGGCCAACCGCATCGGCCAGTTCTTTGACGCCATGCCGGACCGCCAGGAAGCGCTGGAAGGCGTGACCAACCATATCCAAAAATTCTGGGAACCGCGCATGCGCAACGAGCTGCTCGGCTTTCTGGCGGCCACGCCCGACGGCGATGCCGGCGACGAACAACTGCACCCGCTGGTGCTTGAAGCGGTCACGCAGAACCGCCAGCGCCTGACGCCCGCGCCCCGCGTGGATTAGCGGGCGACCAAAACAAAAAACAAACAAAGCGGCAATAAAGCCGCACCCCAGAGGAGACTTCATGGAAAGCACCGCCACCTTGGATTTGCCCGGCGCCAAGCCGGGTTTTTTTGACAAAGAACGCACCATTGCCGGGCCGGGTTTCTCGCGCTGGCTGGTGCCGCCGGCTGCCTTGGCCATCCATTTGTGCATCGGCATGGCCTACGGCTTTTCGGTGTTCTGGTTGCCACTGTCCAAGGTGGTGGGCGGCGCCCAGCCGCTGGCCTGCCCGGCCGACATGAGCCTGGCCGCCGAGCTGTTCACCACCAGTTGCGACTGGCGCATTTCCACCATGGGCTGGATGTACACGCTGTTCTTCGTGCTGCTGGGGTGCTCGGCGGCGCTGTGGGGCGGCTGGCTGGAACGCGCCGGCCCGCGCAAGGCAGGCGTGGTGTCGGCCGTGTGCTGGTGCGGCGGCCTGGTCATTTCGGCCATCGGCGTGTACCTGCATCAGATGTGGATGCTGTGGCTGGGGTCCGGCGTCATCGGTGGCATCGGGCTGGGGCTGGGCTATATCTCGCCCGTCAGCACGCTGATCAAATGGTTTCCCGACCGTCGTGGCATGGCAACGGGCATGGCCATCATGGGCTTTGGCGGCGGCGCGATGATCGGCGCGCCGCTGGCCGACATGCTGATGCGCCACTTCGCCACGCCCACCTCGGCCGGCGTCTGGCAAACCTTCCTGACCATGGCGCTGGTGTACTTCGTCTTCATGATGTCGGGCGCGCTGGGATACCGCGTGCCGCCCACCGGCTGGAAGCCGCAGGGCTGGACCGCGCCGGCCAAGCATGCCAACAACGCGATGATCACCAAGGGCCACGTCCACGTGAAGCGGGTCTGGGGCGTGCCGCAGTTCTGGCTGGTGTGGCTGGTGCTGTGCCTGAACGTCACGGCCGGCATCGGCATTCTGGGCATGGCTTCGCCCTTGCTGCAGGAAGTGTTTGGCGGCGGGCTGATCAACAAGCCGGAACTGGGCTTTGGCGAGTTGGACAAGACACAACTGGCCGCCATCGCGGCCATTGCCGCGGGCTTTACCGGCCTGCTCAGCCTGTTCAATATCGGTGGCCGCTTTTTCTGGGCCAGCCTGTCGGACAAGCTGGGCCGCAAGATGACGTACCTGGTCTTCTTCGTGCTGGGCTTCGTGCTGTACGCCGCCATCCCCTGGACGGCGCACATTGGCGCGCTGGCCCTGTTCGTGGCCGCGTTCTGCGTGATCCTGTCCATGTACGGCGGCGGTTTCGCCACGGTGCCCGCCTACCTGGCGGACCTGTTCGGCACGCAGATGGTGGGCGCCATCCACGGCCGCCTGCTGACCGCGTGGTCGGCGGCCGGTATCTTCGGCCCGGTGCTGGTGAACTACATCCGCGAATACCAGTTGTCGATCGGCGTGCCGCGCGCGCAGGTGTACGACATCACCATGTACATCCTGGCGGGCATGCTGGTGCTGGGCTTTCTGTGCAATCTGGCGATTCGCCCGGTCAACCCCAAGTACTTCATGACGGACGAAGAACTGGCCCGCGAAAAAGCGCTGGCGCATGAGCGCGCCGTGGCCGCCGAAACGCATGGCGTGGGCGCATCCACCTTCCGCACGCCCCTGGCGCTGGTGCTGTTCGCCTGGGCCTGCGTGGGTATTCCGCTGGCCTGGGGCATCTGGATCACGTTGCAGAAGGCGGTGGTGTTGTTCCACTGAACCCGCTCGGCCGCTCGGCGCCTGGTGCGCCGAGCGCCGCCCCAGGGCGCGAAGCTGCTACATTGGCAGCCCGCGCCCTATCTTTTTTATTGGTCCCCATGATTCTTAGCCATTCCCCCGTCTTTGCCGGAGCGACACATTGAGCGCCCCTGAATTGCACTGGGAAGAAAACAACGCCCCCCATTCCGCCCGCTGGCGCTCTGAAACCGGCGCAACGCCGCCCAAGCGCGTTGTGGTGGTGGACGACAAGCTGACCGCCGACATGGCCTATCGCCAAGCCTGCGAAGGCGTGGGCCTGCTGTGGCGCGGAGACTTCCAGAACGCCCGCCAGTTGCTGCTGGCCATGACCCGGCGCGTGGACAAGCGTCCGCGCAAGCCCGTCGAGACCATGCTGGAAGCCTTCAACCAGCACCGCCAGATCCAATCGCAACGCGCCCGCATCCTGGGCATGCTGCTGATTCCGTTTGACGCCGGCCACGGCATTTCGCTGCGCCGCGCGCCGGATGCGCGCCAGGCCTGCGAAGAAGCCCACGGCCCGGCCGACGAACCCTATGTGGCGTCGCTGCGCGAACTGCTGGGCCTGATCGGCGCCTTTGAATGGCGCAAGAAAGGCGTGGAGATTCCCGCGCTGAACAACCGCATCCATCCGCACTACGGCGTGTTTTCGCCGCTGCGTGGCGAATATGTGGACCTGGTGGCGAACACGCCAATGCCGCGCGGCAGCGTAGCGTTTGATGTGGGCACCGGCACCGGCGTGCTGGCCGCCGTGATCGCGCGCCGGGGCGGCAAGCGCGTCATCGCCACCGACCTGGACCCGCGCGCGCTGGCTTGCGCCCGCGAAAACCTGGAACGGCTGGGCCTGTCCAAGCAAGTCGATGTGGTCGAGGCGGACCTGTTCCCCGAAGGCCGCGTGTCGCTGGTCGTCTGCAACCCGCCGTGGCTGCCCGCGCGCCCCAGCTCGCCGCTGGAACAAGCCGTGTACGACCCCGACAGCCGCATGCTGCGCGGCTTTCTCAATGGCTTGACGGCACACCTGACGCCCAATGGCGAAGGCTGGCTGATCCTGTCGGACCTGGCAGAGCACCTGGGCCTGCGCACCCGCGAACAGTTGCTGGAAATGATCGACGCCGCCGGCCTGCGTGTCATCGAACGCATCGACACCCGC
It contains:
- a CDS encoding methyltransferase encodes the protein MSAPELHWEENNAPHSARWRSETGATPPKRVVVVDDKLTADMAYRQACEGVGLLWRGDFQNARQLLLAMTRRVDKRPRKPVETMLEAFNQHRQIQSQRARILGMLLIPFDAGHGISLRRAPDARQACEEAHGPADEPYVASLRELLGLIGAFEWRKKGVEIPALNNRIHPHYGVFSPLRGEYVDLVANTPMPRGSVAFDVGTGTGVLAAVIARRGGKRVIATDLDPRALACARENLERLGLSKQVDVVEADLFPEGRVSLVVCNPPWLPARPSSPLEQAVYDPDSRMLRGFLNGLTAHLTPNGEGWLILSDLAEHLGLRTREQLLEMIDAAGLRVIERIDTRPTHSRAKDPSDPLYAARSKEVTSLWRLGAAA